The window AATTGCTCCGTTTAGGCCGTCTCTCGTACAAAGACTTTCATTCCATACAAGTGGTTAGCTTCGACGATACTGATTGCGATTATAAACCTTTTACTCGTTCTTCTCGTTGCGTTGCCTCACTTTTACATTCACATTCATAAAACAGGGAACGTTATGTTAAACGCGTTAATCTATTAATTCTCAAACATTATCGGCAAATAATAACCAACGTGATGCATccgaatgaattattaattcgtACATAACGAagtgaatataattaatttgaaagaCTAGCGATTACTTTTACAAATTACGTACTTGAGAAGAACTATTGCTTAAATCACGCGTCTCACTGCTATTTCAACGAAGGAAATTGATCATATTTCATGTTTCTCAACTTCTACAAATCATTAGTTAATTCTTGTTCATTGTTTTACCTGACGCAGTTAATCTCCAGATTAAGTGTAATTAACTTGTGATTAGATAATTGATGTTTagataattgaataaaaaagcACAAAATTATGtcgttatttcaataggaaagtGGTACATAAgcgtattttttataaataacgaaTAGAAGAACGATAAGAATTTTCTTATCAATTTTCAAACCAAAAACTAGTGGTTTGTTGCCCTTACGCTTGTGTGTAGCGTTGGAAAAAGTACATTAGGTTTTATTCACAGTTTGttccaattaaaaatatcgatgCTCAGACCAGCTGTTTTTTAATCCCTCGATTATTACAGAGATATATCGTTCGAAAGAACGAAATTATacggaagagaagaaaagataaTACGGGGAGAATCTTCATTTTTAAAGATGTTCTTTGCCTTTTTAAGATAAAGAACACGAGTCAGACTGTCAGTTGAAGCTCGATCCAATTCACGAAAACGTTCAATTATCACTCGAAACGTCTGCTGTTCGATCAATGAATTTCATTTCACTTATTCGTGTCAGCGTCGAGGCGATCCGTGATCGAGTAACTGGCTACCGTTCAGATTTACTCTCTCCTGTCACGGATATCCAGTCGCTAACTATTCCACCATCGTCTATGCGGCAACGTTGTTAACATCGTATATTTGTgcaatatattttcagattggtcCGCATCCTAGAACCAGCTTGCGCACGTTATCCTGTCCACGGATGAAAAATAAGGTTGCGCAGCCCATTCGCTCAGATGCTGCCGCATCTAACGATGCGATGCTACCGTTTCTTTCACCCGCATCGTGCATCCTGATGTTGAGTCACAAGATATTCAGATCGAACTAGGACTGACAATAAAAACTACACTGTAAATTAGGTTTAAGATGTTACTTAATTAACAGATAGAAAgtaacatgtatatatgtatttgataaGTCTTTTAATCGTTACGAAAATAACATCACGAATGTCGATGAACACGATAGTTTGTCTATTTCTTTTGAGATATAGCTTATATTTAGACGATCCACCAATGTTAATCTAAATTTAGcaaaagaatttgaatttttcaatgtgTATTGTATTCGTATATCTCGAACATTGTATGACTATAACTCTTCGACAGAATACCAAATAAGATAGGGAATAAAATGATAGAATGAATGGTGCAATGCATATTATTTTGCTGAATAAATGTTAACgtgtaataaatattactttacaCCGCCGAAGTAACGCGAATAGTGATGATGTTACACAGTATTGATACAAAATGTATACTATCAGCGCTTATCATCAACATGCTCAGGGTCTTTCCGTtttctgtaaatataaaatcgCCAACTGCGGTAGATTCTACACTTTATAAATCGGAAGTTTGGATATCGGAGGATACGTCCGTAACGCCtgtttattttactttcttttttattatatcattaacGCTAGTATAATGAAATTCACATGGATTATGTAAGTAACAattatagaaaacatttttatcGTTCGAATGAACTGTAAAATTATCTATTATCTATGACGTACGTCATAATTTCTCAAtacgatttaaataaatttcacagcGTATTTTTGGCTGCCATTGCGGCCGATGTCAATAGCATCTTGAATAAATCCTTTGGTTTACGCTGGTTATTAAGTGTAAGTACAGAAGAAtcaaaaataaaggaagaacgACCGCTTTGCCTCACCCAACAATGCAAGTACCTTGGTGAGCAGGAAATATTTCTTAGATTCCTTATCATACTGTACAGATTTTCCTACGAAATGATATACAAATGTTACATTGTTGAAATCTTTTAAATACTGGATCCATATAAGAGAATAAATAGTTTCAATTTGTCTATTACTTAATAGCGAATTCATTACGAGAGAGTATGAACCAAAGCGTGAATCCATGCGAAGATTTCTACGAGTATTCGTGTGGCAATTGGCCAAAACATAATCCACTTCCTGTTGACGAAAACCGATGGAATTTCTTAATTAAGGCAGAAAGAAAGGTTGATGACCGTCTTAAAGGTTTGCTCATTCTTTTCGTttaagattataattataattaatactctATATAAAGATTGTTCACTTGTGTAAAGAAGTTAATTACCTTATGGTTGCTATCGTATGTGCATAtagattgcggatgtttatacatttatcgaACATTTAATAACGAATAAATTTATAGACCGTACGTAATATGAGAAGATAAAAGCAGAGTATTTACGATAATATTCATTAGtcgaaacaaatctctattaaaatttcatctGTTTAATTAGATTGCCAAAAATCTCCACGGTCtacctatttatatatatatatttaatattttattcgttgctTCTATTCAAATATTCCATTGAAAACGTACAAAGACGAATAAAtatgtttctaatttaatattttccgtTTAGAAATTATGGAGGAAGAAGCGAAAGCTGATGATCTGCGCGCAACAAAATTCGCTAAAATGGCGTTTAAAGCTTGCTTGGACACAGGTATTTCTTAATGgaatataattcataatttggTAAAAATTGTTTGATTAATAACATCTATCCTAATTTATATTACACATACTTTAGATGTTAATCTTATAACTATATCACATTCtttatatcttaataaaatAGTACGAGCGAAATATCATCGTCAAGTTAAATTGTACAATTAATTTACAGACGAGATAGAAAGAATTGGTCTCCAGCCACTTGTATCTACAATGTGGAGGACAGGTGGCTGGCCATTAATAATGGAGAAAGATGAATGGGATCAGGAAATATATAAATGGCAAATTGTGGACGATTACTATGCTCGTTTGACAGGATTAAATAGTTTCCATGATGTACAGGTTCCCATGAGGTACTTGATCTATAATAAAAGATCAAGGCTGTCTGTAAGTATCTACTCACTCGGTAATCATACTTAGTCCAGACATTATTAATATCAATCAAGATTCTTCATCTATAAAGTAACGATCGCAAAGAACAACGCTGCTTGATGTTTCAGGTCGATACTCCTCGATTATCGGCAAAAGTGGACAGACTTCTAGATTTCGATGAAATCTACGTGGCTAGCAGCGAAGAAGACGACCGCGAAGAAGGAAGTCAAGAACAAGGTAGCGAAGAATGGCCACGCTCTAAAGAAGACGATGAATTTAAAACCCTAGAAAAgaaaatcgttaaaaaaaatattaataatcgtaCGTTTCGGGGcgaaagaataaatgaaaagatcGAGACGATGAAGAAACATGTCATCGAGATACAGTTGAAAGAAGGAACGAAAGGGGCCATAATGCACGCAGGAGTTGGTAACAAGAGACGATACGTGGAAAGAATTGTTAAGTCGTGGGAACGTGAGTTAATATATAAATCTGACAGCCTTGAAAAATCTACAGAAACGAATAATGGAAAGAATCATGAAAGAATGGAGGATACGAATAACGACTTGTACTTTAACGACGATGATAATGAAAGTGAAGGCATCAGCGCGGATCAAGCAGAATACAATAGCGGCGGTAAAATCGATGAAAACGACGAAGAGAATGATAATAGCAATAATGCTGCAAGTGGTAGCGGTAGCGGTGATTATGAATGGGACGACGAAGACGGTAATGGGAGCGGTGACTATGAACGGGATGACGATGATAGTAGTGGAAATGGGAGCGGCGATTACAGGGATGATGATAACGAAAATAGAGATGACGACGATAGCGATAATTATGACGAAACTAGTAAAAAGGATATGGAagtagaaaataagagaaaaatgtaCGCAGAGTATATACTAAACGTTAGCATAGCGCTTTCTGAAGCAAGAGGCGTTTCAATACCAAGGGAAAGGCTCCTGGAAGATATTGGCGACTtgcttaaatttcaaataagactTCTAACGGTAATGCGATGATTTTATCTTAACCCGTTGAATGAATGATACAgaaaatgattatttctttattctcaAGATTGTCTACATTTCTACAGAGTATTAGATACCGAAAAAATATGCTTTTAACCTTCGATAGAGTAAATTCGAAGGTGCAAAATTGCATAcagtatatatgaaatatccaaatacattttataatatttgataggtAAAGCAGCTTTCTATCAAGGTTCTATCCTTTTAAtcgtattattgaaaatatggatttgcataaatatccacaatccattaatatttgtattatgtaCTTTAACATTGATaatgttaaatttataatattatattttgcggtTAGAgagttaaaatttgtttaagatcGGAGCGTGCTCCGAACGTTCAGATTCTTTACTTTCTACTATAtttaattacgttatatatatatattataattaaaatattaatgtatgtTAATGTGTACAGTACATACAGAAATATAAGAAAGCGCTGACCGCTGAACTTAAAGCACTCCAAAACAGATATGACGCTTTGAAGGCTCGGACGGAAAACGGGAAAGTAAGGAAGATTATCCTATTTAAAAAGAGAAtaaacttaattaaaatttattgaagTTGTACCATTAATCTTTCTAGATTAACtggataacaaaaataaaagatgtGTTTGCTACTGGAGGTATGGAAATTCCTGACGATTATGTGTTAACTTCAGCCGATGGTTACATCAAAGCgttaacaaaattattagatAGAACTCCAAGTAGAATAATTGGTATGCCTAAATTTATCTTATTGATAATACAGCCAATTTTATTACAACGAcgaagtaataaataattaataaaatttaatataaattttatacagtGAATTACATACATTGGAATTTTCTTAGTAAAGTGATACACGCAACTACGAAAAAAATGAGAGAATTATACTATAATTGGGATGGTAAAGTACCTACAAGGAGGTAACACAGCGttatatcgattaaaatattccttttaCGTCGAAGTATTTtagaaaacaaagaaataaattctttttacaGAACAAACTACTGTGTCGAGGAAATGGACGCGGTAAACATTTTGGGATACGAATATGTGAAACGATATTTACCAGAAGATGTTCTACAAgcggtaaaaaataaaatattaatacaatgtAGCGTAATATcgtcataaaaattttataaaattctttgtgCGATTATCAAAGGCTTCAGATACCGTAAACGACATCCAAAGAGAAGTTGAATATCGAGTCAAAAATTCAACTTGGATGGACATTCAAGTCGGAGATATTATTttggataaattaatatacgCGAAGAAACAGATCGAGTATCCGAAatcatatcgaaatattactatcATGAAAGAACACTTCAGAGGTGTAAGAGTCTAATAtaccttttatttttaattttagtgCACACCTATCTTCGATTTTTATACCTTTGCTTCATATTCCACTAATTTTATAATCACATTTTAGCTTAGCGCCAGCAAGTCGCATTTCGAAAATATGTTAAGCGTTATGAGATATAAGAAACGGAGAAATCTAAAAACTTTATTCTCAGAGAAGGATGCTTCCGGAGCATTTGAAGAGTAAGTATTTTCGTAACAAAAACAACACATTATTTTAAATACCTATATTCACATCGAATTTGAGGTAATCGAAAGATTAACTCTTTTATAGACGTACAAGCGGCAACTTTAATCCTTTGCTAGTAAACACCATGTTCTCACCATGGCAAAATAGCATTCGTAAGTTttaaaacaaagtaaaaaacGAAACCTGACTAAGAATCGAGATCGTTAACGATGAACAAAAAAATACAAAGATATTTTCCTAACAATATTCGTAGtaaggaatttttattattgcagAAAGAACAACAGCAAATTTTCAACACCTCCTCTTTGATTTTAGACAACCATGGTAAGAACCTATGTGTTAGcacatttaatatatttgccTATTTCATTAAAGATTgataaaattactataataattaatttaatttgctcGCAACGTATAATTCTTTGcaaagtattatttttataatgtagGTACACAAGCTATGGTATTATCGGACTAGTCATGAGTCATCAAATAAATCATGGTTTTAGTATTATAGGTagattattgtaaaatattgttgaTTGAACTCGGTTAACGAAAGCATTGATATGTTACAAATAACTTGTAGATCGTATGTTTGACAAAGATGATGATATCGCGGTCTGGCCACATAAAATGAAAGAAGCGTACCGCAAAAGAGCGCAATGCTTCAAAGATCAATTTACGAGATATGGTGTTTTGGAGAAGAAAGTAGGAGATTCTACACCACAGGTATAAAGTTCTTTCCgtgttatattttgtattttctactACGATGATATATATAGATGTAAAGTATATAATATACCGTGCTAAACTACTTTAGAACTATACTTGTATATCTCTAtcttataattatagaattatggTCTGCAAACATCAGATGAAAATATTGCAGACACAATGGCCTTAAACTCTGCATTTAAAGCTTATAAACGAAGACTACGAGAATGTGGAAAATCAGACGTTATGCTACCAGGATTAGAGCACATGAGTAACGAGCAACTATTCTTCTTGTCCTTTGCTAATGtaagataaattttttatttttttaactagACGATATCAgtgtttttaaattaacaaaagcaataacatatatataacgTAAATCGGTTAGCCAAATCGTTATTCGAAAAACTTATCTTTTActgattactattattattattttattattattatatttaacaatgcATGGATTAAATATattcttgaaaataaatttatacgttcTAAAATTTACAGTTGTGGTGTGAAGTGATAAAACCGGACAAGTTAAAAGAGGAAATAAGAGACGATCTACACCGTCCCGGTTTGTTAAAAGTAATTGCTTCGATGTCTAATTCTAAAGATTTCGCTGAAGCTTATAATTGCCCATTAAATAGCCCTATGAACCCAACGGAGAAATGTAGTATATGGGAATAAAGAGATTATGTATCATTGATCggatagaaaattaataaatgataaataattaatcgtcgaagcatttgaaattttaagtaCTTCTACGCGTTCATGGCAATtataattaagtataatttgtactaataaaatattcgtatcgtatatttttattcgaaaatcaACTTTTCGCATGAAAAAATGtgaaaacaataaaattatgaGATTCAtatgtcattttattttatcctaTTCTCACTGCATTCTTAGCGTGCTTAAAATTTATGGTACTAATACAAACTTATAAATAAAGATCGAACAGCAGAGAAATTGTTTTAAGTGAAGGAACTATTATCatattaaaagttaaaatacataaattacatGAACTATGCCTCATTTTGTTCAGTCTGGATAACGTTTCctacaaaatgtattttgtTAAGGGAATTAAGGCAATTACGTTAAAGCATCCCAAGAATTTGATAAAAATCATAAGTTAATGCAGCATCtttcgtaatttttataaatcgttACCAATAAGTTTCCTTTATCATAGCATAAGTTATACATATTGTTATTTGAGAATCTATAAATGTGAATGCTCATGTATAGCAGAATGAGAAGAAAGCTCATTGACAAATAAAACATTCTATAATCGAGACattttaagatttataaatattttcttcctttttcataAGTACCTTCTTCCTTATTGTGCAAAGGTGAACATTTAATTTACATTCATCTTACATTCATATGTTTGTTATAAAAAccaatcaattttttattcaaacgataacacatgtatgtatatctcgGGAATAACAAACACTGAAATTTACgtaaatgaaaagaaacatGCAAGTTAAGCGTGTAAGATCaacacaaataaataataatttctcttgTTAtagatttcatatattttaagtGAAATGATTTCTACATACACCTACTTATATGGAAtgcatttaattgaaattatcaaaGCGTCAAGGACTCTAGTTAAAATACATAATCATCCATACCGAAAGGAAATGAATGGAACATCAGGATGAATGAAGTTCCTGGATGTTGTATTAAGATATTTTATCTGCAAAATCGCAAGGGCAGAGGATGCAGGTTTACATAATTGTTGCAATATTtatcagaaaatattttatcacaatacaattttttatcggGTTAGAATAGAAATAGCTTCTTGGTTGTATTTCCTCTCCTCTATGAGTATAAAATTCACGACAGCAGTTTTTCTCGCCTATTGTAAAAAGAGGAAGGCTGGATGTCACATCGGGAGCCTAACTTTCAAGTTTGGCTTCGATCACATCGTTAAAATGTTACGTCTACTGATACTGTAAGTAAGAATTTACATTGAAAATTCTTTCATTAAGTAACTTTGACtataatcatttatatttatatttataataatttaataattaattcaattta is drawn from Bombus terrestris chromosome 12, iyBomTerr1.2, whole genome shotgun sequence and contains these coding sequences:
- the LOC100650573 gene encoding uncharacterized protein LOC100650573 isoform X2; translation: MKFTWIIVFLAAIAADVNSILNKSFGLRWLLSVSTEESKIKEERPLCLTQQCKYLANSLRESMNQSVNPCEDFYEYSCGNWPKHNPLPVDENRWNFLIKAERKVDDRLKEIMEEEAKADDLRATKFAKMAFKACLDTDEIERIGLQPLVSTMWRTGGWPLIMEKDEWDQEIYKWQIVDDYYARLTGLNSFHDVQVPMRYLIYNKRSRLSVDTPRLSAKVDRLLDFDEIYVASSEEDDREEGSQEQGSEEWPRSKEDDEFKTLEKKIVKKNINNRTFRGERINEKIETMKKHVIEIQLKEGTKGAIMHAGVGNKRRYVERIVKSWERELIYKSDSLEKSTETNNGKNHERMEDTNNDLYFNDDDNESEGISADQAEYNSGGKIDENDEENDNSNNAASGSGSGDYEWDDEDGNGSGDYERDDDDSSGNGSGDYRDDDNENRDDDDSDNYDETSKKDMEVENKRKMYAEYILNVSIALSEARGVSIPRERLLEDIGDLLKFQIRLLTYIQKYKKALTAELKALQNRYDALKARTENGKINWITKIKDVFATGGMEIPDDYVLTSADGYIKALTKLLDRTPSRIIVNYIHWNFLSKVIHATTKKMRELYYNWDGKVPTRRTNYCVEEMDAVNILGYEYVKRYLPEDVLQAASDTVNDIQREVEYRVKNSTWMDIQVGDIILDKLIYAKKQIEYPKSYRNITIMKEHFRGLSASKSHFENMLSVMRYKKRRNLKTLFSEKDASGAFEERTSGNFNPLLVNTMFSPWQNSIQRTTANFQHLLFDFRQP
- the LOC100650573 gene encoding endothelin-converting enzyme homolog isoform X1, with product MKFTWIIVFLAAIAADVNSILNKSFGLRWLLSVSTEESKIKEERPLCLTQQCKYLANSLRESMNQSVNPCEDFYEYSCGNWPKHNPLPVDENRWNFLIKAERKVDDRLKEIMEEEAKADDLRATKFAKMAFKACLDTDEIERIGLQPLVSTMWRTGGWPLIMEKDEWDQEIYKWQIVDDYYARLTGLNSFHDVQVPMRYLIYNKRSRLSVDTPRLSAKVDRLLDFDEIYVASSEEDDREEGSQEQGSEEWPRSKEDDEFKTLEKKIVKKNINNRTFRGERINEKIETMKKHVIEIQLKEGTKGAIMHAGVGNKRRYVERIVKSWERELIYKSDSLEKSTETNNGKNHERMEDTNNDLYFNDDDNESEGISADQAEYNSGGKIDENDEENDNSNNAASGSGSGDYEWDDEDGNGSGDYERDDDDSSGNGSGDYRDDDNENRDDDDSDNYDETSKKDMEVENKRKMYAEYILNVSIALSEARGVSIPRERLLEDIGDLLKFQIRLLTYIQKYKKALTAELKALQNRYDALKARTENGKINWITKIKDVFATGGMEIPDDYVLTSADGYIKALTKLLDRTPSRIIVNYIHWNFLSKVIHATTKKMRELYYNWDGKVPTRRTNYCVEEMDAVNILGYEYVKRYLPEDVLQAASDTVNDIQREVEYRVKNSTWMDIQVGDIILDKLIYAKKQIEYPKSYRNITIMKEHFRGLSASKSHFENMLSVMRYKKRRNLKTLFSEKDASGAFEERTSGNFNPLLVNTMFSPWQNSIQRTTANFQHLLFDFRQPWYTSYGIIGLVMSHQINHGFSIIDRMFDKDDDIAVWPHKMKEAYRKRAQCFKDQFTRYGVLEKKVGDSTPQNYGLQTSDENIADTMALNSAFKAYKRRLRECGKSDVMLPGLEHMSNEQLFFLSFANLWCEVIKPDKLKEEIRDDLHRPGLLKVIASMSNSKDFAEAYNCPLNSPMNPTEKCSIWE